A genome region from Streptomyces xanthophaeus includes the following:
- a CDS encoding MbtH family protein — protein sequence MSSQEERYVTVVNHEEQYSIWFADRDLPAGWTAVGAEGTKQECLAHIEEVWTDLTPRSVRVAPSAPEAQVPAR from the coding sequence ATGAGCAGCCAGGAAGAGCGCTACGTGACCGTCGTCAACCACGAGGAGCAGTACTCGATCTGGTTCGCCGATCGCGACCTGCCCGCCGGCTGGACGGCGGTGGGCGCCGAGGGCACCAAGCAGGAGTGCCTCGCCCACATCGAAGAGGTGTGGACCGACCTGACGCCGCGCTCCGTACGCGTCGCTCCGTCCGCGCCCGAGGCACAGGTCCCGGCGCGATGA
- a CDS encoding ParB/RepB/Spo0J family partition protein, with protein MTVPPRGRTAAEHLLALRDELPRLPVESVPVKALKISGSPRSRTESPEHARTLLEAGDRLPPVLVHHPSMVVIDGIHRVRAAEMRGRATIPVRFFRGSTEEGRLLAVALNVTHGLPLSLAERTAAAERILAAHPTWSDRSVAAVAGLSAGRTAALRRRLLGTPGPGAVRVGRDGRARPLDPSRGRELAASLIRSNPQASLREIAKEAGISPATVAKVRDHLAREDGTTVPPEGSRAAQASGASRATGAGIGRGAPAAGRGQPSDLGEIHRLLRGDPSLRFTESGRSVLRLLDSGAAVALNRAEIAASLPAHCKTAVAQLARAYAQSWQLLANEVAR; from the coding sequence GTGACGGTCCCACCCCGGGGGAGAACGGCCGCGGAGCACCTGCTCGCACTGCGGGACGAGCTGCCCCGGCTGCCGGTGGAGAGCGTTCCGGTGAAAGCACTGAAGATCAGCGGCTCTCCCCGTTCCAGGACGGAGAGTCCGGAACACGCACGCACGCTCCTGGAAGCCGGCGACCGGCTTCCACCGGTTCTGGTCCACCACCCGTCGATGGTGGTCATCGACGGGATCCACCGGGTCCGGGCGGCCGAGATGCGGGGCCGGGCCACCATCCCCGTCCGCTTCTTCCGCGGCAGTACGGAAGAGGGCCGGCTCCTGGCCGTGGCCCTGAACGTGACCCACGGCCTTCCCCTGTCCCTGGCGGAACGCACCGCAGCGGCCGAGCGCATCCTCGCCGCACACCCCACCTGGTCGGACCGGTCGGTGGCAGCGGTCGCGGGCCTCTCCGCCGGCAGGACGGCCGCCCTGCGCCGCAGGCTTCTCGGCACGCCCGGACCCGGCGCCGTGCGCGTGGGACGTGACGGCCGCGCAAGGCCCCTGGACCCCTCGCGGGGCCGGGAGCTGGCGGCCTCGCTCATCAGGAGCAATCCGCAGGCCTCACTGCGTGAGATCGCGAAGGAGGCCGGGATCTCTCCGGCCACCGTCGCGAAGGTAAGGGACCACCTGGCGCGCGAGGACGGCACGACCGTCCCCCCGGAGGGCTCGCGGGCCGCACAGGCCTCGGGGGCCTCGCGGGCAACCGGGGCCGGCATCGGCCGCGGCGCACCCGCCGCCGGCCGGGGACAGCCGTCGGACCTGGGCGAAATCCACCGGCTGCTGCGCGGTGATCCCTCGCTGCGCTTCACCGAATCAGGGCGCTCCGTACTGCGTCTCCTGGATTCCGGTGCCGCCGTCGCTCTGAACAGGGCAGAGATCGCGGCCAGTCTGCCCGCGCACTGCAAGACCGCCGTGGCCCAGCTCGCGCGGGCCTACGCGCAGAGCTGGCAGCTCCTCGCCAACGAGGTCGCACGGTGA
- a CDS encoding thioesterase II family protein translates to MSTDTDTAPLWLRGLGSREGTADRRLFVFPHAGAGASSYQLAGHFPDSVEVCSVQLPGRENRFAEPCLLSVDAVVDELAPLIAGRSELPFAFFGHSMGAQLAFAVAHRLRDTGARLPARLFLSAMRAPQVPDRDQLHALPDADLLERLGRAELAGLDPELQELLLPMMRADLTVSETYAPSYEVPLPCPFTVLGGSGDETVRAAELAAWRDHTTGGFDLRMFPGDHLYVRGAEGLLAESIAHTAPAWS, encoded by the coding sequence ATGAGCACCGACACCGACACCGCGCCGCTGTGGCTGCGCGGCCTGGGCAGCCGGGAGGGGACGGCGGACCGCCGCCTGTTCGTGTTCCCCCATGCCGGCGCCGGCGCCTCCTCGTACCAGCTGGCCGGGCACTTCCCGGACAGCGTCGAGGTCTGCTCCGTACAGCTGCCGGGCCGGGAGAACCGGTTCGCCGAGCCGTGCCTGCTCTCCGTGGACGCCGTGGTGGACGAGCTGGCGCCGCTGATCGCAGGGCGCTCGGAGCTGCCCTTCGCCTTCTTCGGGCACAGCATGGGCGCACAGCTCGCCTTCGCGGTGGCCCACCGGCTGCGCGACACGGGCGCGCGGCTGCCCGCCCGGCTGTTCCTGTCCGCGATGCGCGCACCGCAGGTACCGGACCGGGACCAGTTGCACGCTCTGCCGGACGCCGACCTGCTGGAGCGGCTCGGGCGTGCGGAACTGGCCGGCCTCGATCCCGAGCTGCAGGAGCTGCTGCTCCCCATGATGCGCGCGGATCTGACCGTGAGCGAGACGTACGCGCCGTCGTACGAGGTGCCGCTGCCCTGCCCGTTCACCGTGCTCGGCGGCTCCGGGGACGAGACCGTCCGCGCCGCGGAGCTGGCCGCCTGGCGCGATCACACCACGGGCGGATTCGACCTGCGGATGTTCCCCGGCGATCACCTCTACGTGCGCGGCGCGGAGGGCCTGCTGGCGGAGTCGATCGCGCACACCGCCCCCGCCTGGAGTTGA
- a CDS encoding non-ribosomal peptide synthetase codes for MAPTTLVALWEQRVATAPDSVAVIAGSDRATYAEVDRRAAVLAAELHARGIGPESLVGVCLGRSVDMVVALLGILKSGAAYLPLDPGYPADRLRYMREDSGAALVLCDALHHAQARSAVADAAAAVELLLVEDVTAAGRAHAPAPPGDALRPHHLAYAIYTSGSTGLPKGVGIAHAAISSFLTSVAERPGLTAGDRVLALTPLSFDISTLELFLPLTLGATVVMAPQAANTDPELLAATIEDAQVTVVQATPTTWRMLVASGWTGGRGRVLLSGGEALDQQLAADLLATGGTVWNLYGPTEATVWATAARIDTAERRVTVGVPLSNTRVHVVDEQGAEVAQGVTGELWIGGEGVARGYLNRPALTAERFVPDPFGGDGERLYRTGDLARWTAEGDLEVLGRNDHQVKVRGHRIEIGEIEAAVRSHPLVTDAVVTVDHEAAGGAQLVAYAVGAGTAPHDLPARIRDHLSRSLPAYMVPQGYAVLEALPRTPAGKADRNALAGTGYERVRSVGPVAEDGPLRPETAAICRVWGEVLGLTDVSPHDDFFGLGGQSLTAVRAVVRLREVLAVPVDTRTVFAHPTPAGLAAALGTLPAAHEEPIRPATRAGLSFGQERIWIFEQLNSGVPAYHLPLVLAFPDGRAAVPALQEALSSLVRRHEVLRTTLREVDGLAEPQVQPAAPVHITRIETSEEALDALLTERIRIPFALDEAPLLRADLLHTPQRDLLLLTLHHIASDGTSLDLVVRELGTHYADLCAGRQPAEPAPPVQYADFAQWQRERLDDEELERLLGYWREQLAGVPALELPTDRPRPAIAGHHGRRELFRVPARLADRVRALCKAEGITLFMGLLAPLQVLLGRYADATDVAVGTLIGGRQRAETADAVGYFVNTAVLRTDLSGDPSWRELLGRVREVAKEAYAHQELPFEKLVEQLCPQRDLSRNPLFQVLFALDEEAPAGVLTEVYDRKELEGRLGSARFDLAFDVTDHAAQGGDLSVSIEYATALFDHAFVQRLGAHFVRVLEQMVGDSAARLSRLEILDPRELRSLSRGELAVPLPEPSTLVRMWDAQVHATPDGVCLVGDGESLTFTETDRRAAALARVLRAKGVGPERLVGVCLERSVEMVVALLAVLKAGGAYVPLDPGYPADRIQHLLDDSGVRLVIADPGHGSAALLPGSVTLVPVTEGADLPAEHGDLDGPQAEPQHLAYVIYTSGSTGKPKGVAITHANITAFLEWNQRVCRLTGQDRALLNHSVAFDNSVWEIFQCLVSGAQLHLASSTAAYDPQAFLRELSERGITTLNATPSQMRILLEAADDVAEGLASVRLLFTGAEAVPHDVARRILAVTAEGCEVFNEYGPTEATVTSAYCPITEDLLGRHAHRPSVPFGRATDNARLYVLDPQLRPVVPGCRGQLFVGGIAVGRGYLGQPARTAQAYLPDPFAEETGARMYATGDVVQLLPDGNLVFLGRNDHQVKVRGFRIELGEIESVLRTHPAVADCAVAVRRTTTGVEQLAAYVIPEDAAPADPAPVQADLRAHLAEQLPSYMVPQSYTAIGAIPLTPNGKVDRDALPAPQPTAAEPVTAQDLTKAQLLVAEVWQETLGIETSLGADADFFEVGGNSLAVTRVAARLGERLGRRVSPVLVFRHPTVAELAEALEEAP; via the coding sequence ATGGCGCCGACCACCTTGGTCGCACTGTGGGAGCAGCGGGTCGCGACGGCCCCTGACTCGGTTGCCGTCATCGCGGGTTCGGACCGCGCCACCTACGCCGAAGTCGACCGGCGGGCCGCCGTGCTCGCCGCCGAGCTGCACGCACGCGGCATCGGTCCGGAGTCGCTGGTCGGCGTGTGCCTGGGCCGGTCCGTCGACATGGTGGTGGCGCTGCTCGGCATCCTGAAGTCGGGCGCCGCGTACCTGCCGCTGGACCCCGGCTACCCGGCCGACCGGCTGCGGTACATGCGGGAGGACTCCGGCGCGGCCCTCGTGCTGTGCGACGCCCTTCACCACGCGCAGGCCCGCTCGGCCGTGGCGGACGCCGCCGCAGCCGTGGAACTCCTGCTGGTCGAGGACGTCACGGCGGCCGGCCGCGCGCACGCCCCGGCGCCCCCCGGCGACGCGCTGCGCCCGCACCACCTGGCGTACGCCATCTACACCTCCGGATCCACCGGGCTGCCGAAGGGCGTGGGCATCGCCCACGCGGCGATCAGTTCCTTCCTGACGAGCGTGGCCGAGCGTCCCGGGCTCACCGCCGGGGACCGCGTCCTCGCGCTGACCCCGCTCTCGTTCGACATCTCGACGCTCGAACTCTTCCTGCCCCTGACGCTCGGCGCGACCGTGGTCATGGCACCGCAGGCCGCCAACACCGACCCGGAGCTGCTGGCCGCCACCATCGAGGACGCGCAGGTGACGGTCGTCCAGGCGACGCCGACCACGTGGCGCATGCTCGTGGCGTCCGGCTGGACGGGCGGCCGGGGGCGCGTGCTCCTCTCGGGCGGCGAGGCACTGGATCAGCAGCTCGCCGCGGACCTGCTCGCCACCGGCGGCACGGTGTGGAACCTGTACGGCCCGACCGAGGCCACCGTCTGGGCCACCGCGGCCCGCATCGACACGGCGGAGCGCCGGGTCACGGTCGGCGTGCCGCTGTCCAACACCCGGGTCCATGTGGTCGACGAGCAGGGTGCGGAGGTCGCGCAGGGCGTCACCGGCGAGCTGTGGATCGGGGGTGAGGGGGTGGCCCGCGGCTACCTGAACCGTCCGGCGCTGACCGCGGAGCGCTTCGTCCCGGACCCGTTCGGCGGGGACGGGGAGCGCCTGTACCGCACCGGTGACCTCGCCCGGTGGACCGCCGAGGGCGACCTGGAGGTGCTCGGCAGGAACGATCACCAGGTCAAGGTGCGCGGCCATCGCATCGAGATCGGCGAGATCGAGGCGGCCGTACGCAGCCACCCGCTCGTCACGGACGCCGTGGTCACCGTCGACCACGAGGCCGCGGGCGGCGCCCAGCTGGTGGCGTACGCGGTCGGTGCGGGGACCGCCCCGCACGACCTGCCGGCCCGGATCCGCGATCACCTCTCCCGGAGCCTGCCGGCCTACATGGTGCCGCAGGGGTACGCCGTGCTGGAGGCCCTGCCCCGGACCCCCGCGGGCAAGGCCGACCGCAACGCCCTCGCCGGTACCGGGTACGAGCGGGTCCGCTCGGTGGGACCCGTGGCCGAGGACGGCCCCCTGCGACCGGAGACCGCCGCCATCTGCCGGGTGTGGGGCGAGGTGCTCGGGCTCACCGACGTCTCCCCGCATGACGACTTCTTCGGCCTGGGCGGGCAGTCCCTCACCGCCGTCCGCGCGGTCGTCCGGCTGCGCGAGGTGCTCGCCGTACCGGTCGACACGCGGACGGTGTTCGCCCACCCGACGCCGGCCGGGCTCGCCGCGGCCCTCGGCACGCTGCCCGCGGCGCACGAGGAGCCGATCCGCCCGGCCACCCGGGCCGGACTCTCCTTCGGCCAGGAACGCATCTGGATCTTCGAGCAGCTCAACAGCGGGGTTCCCGCCTACCACCTGCCGCTCGTCCTGGCCTTCCCGGACGGACGCGCCGCCGTGCCGGCCCTCCAGGAGGCCCTGTCGTCCCTCGTCCGCCGGCACGAGGTGCTGCGCACCACGCTGCGGGAGGTGGACGGCCTGGCCGAGCCGCAGGTACAGCCCGCCGCCCCCGTGCACATCACCCGCATCGAGACCTCCGAGGAGGCGCTGGACGCACTGCTCACCGAGCGGATCCGCATCCCCTTCGCGCTCGACGAGGCACCGCTGCTCCGCGCGGACCTGCTGCACACCCCGCAGCGCGACCTGCTGCTGCTCACCCTCCACCACATCGCCTCCGACGGCACCTCGCTCGACCTGGTCGTGCGGGAACTGGGCACGCACTACGCGGACCTGTGCGCCGGGCGGCAGCCCGCCGAGCCGGCCCCGCCCGTGCAGTACGCCGACTTCGCCCAGTGGCAGCGCGAGCGGCTGGACGACGAGGAGCTGGAGCGGCTGCTGGGCTACTGGCGCGAGCAGCTGGCCGGTGTCCCCGCACTGGAGCTGCCGACCGACCGGCCGCGCCCGGCGATCGCCGGGCACCACGGACGGCGCGAGCTGTTCCGCGTCCCCGCCCGCCTGGCCGACCGGGTGCGCGCCCTGTGCAAGGCCGAAGGCATCACGCTGTTCATGGGGCTGCTCGCGCCGCTCCAGGTGCTGCTCGGCCGGTACGCCGACGCGACGGACGTGGCCGTCGGCACGCTGATCGGCGGCCGGCAGCGGGCGGAAACCGCGGACGCCGTCGGCTACTTCGTAAACACGGCGGTGCTGCGCACGGACCTCTCGGGCGACCCGTCCTGGCGCGAGCTCCTCGGCCGGGTCCGCGAGGTCGCGAAGGAGGCGTACGCACACCAGGAGCTGCCGTTCGAGAAGCTGGTCGAGCAGCTCTGCCCGCAGCGCGACCTCAGCCGCAACCCGCTCTTCCAGGTGCTGTTCGCCCTGGACGAGGAGGCCCCCGCCGGCGTCCTCACCGAGGTGTACGACCGCAAGGAACTCGAAGGACGGCTCGGTTCGGCACGGTTCGACCTGGCGTTCGACGTCACCGACCACGCCGCGCAGGGCGGCGACCTCTCGGTGTCGATCGAGTACGCCACCGCCCTGTTCGACCACGCGTTCGTCCAGCGGCTGGGCGCCCACTTCGTACGGGTCCTGGAGCAGATGGTGGGCGACAGCGCGGCCCGGCTGTCCCGGCTGGAGATCCTGGACCCGCGGGAGCTGCGCAGCCTCTCCCGCGGGGAGCTGGCCGTGCCGCTGCCCGAGCCGAGCACCCTGGTACGGATGTGGGACGCCCAGGTGCACGCGACCCCGGACGGGGTGTGCCTCGTGGGCGACGGCGAGTCCCTCACCTTCACCGAGACGGACCGCCGGGCCGCCGCGCTGGCGCGGGTCCTGCGGGCCAAGGGGGTGGGACCGGAGCGTCTGGTGGGTGTCTGCCTGGAACGCTCGGTGGAGATGGTGGTCGCTCTGCTCGCCGTGCTGAAGGCCGGCGGTGCCTACGTTCCGCTCGACCCCGGCTATCCGGCCGACCGGATCCAGCACCTGCTGGACGACTCGGGCGTACGCCTGGTGATCGCGGACCCCGGGCACGGCTCGGCAGCCCTGCTGCCCGGCTCGGTGACGCTCGTCCCCGTCACGGAGGGGGCGGATCTGCCGGCGGAGCACGGCGACCTCGACGGGCCGCAGGCCGAGCCGCAGCACCTCGCGTACGTGATCTACACGTCCGGCTCGACGGGCAAGCCGAAGGGTGTCGCCATCACCCACGCCAACATCACCGCGTTCCTCGAATGGAACCAGCGGGTGTGCCGTCTCACCGGGCAGGACCGCGCCCTGCTGAACCACTCGGTGGCCTTCGACAACTCGGTGTGGGAGATCTTCCAGTGCCTGGTGTCCGGCGCGCAGCTGCACCTCGCGAGCTCCACGGCGGCCTACGACCCGCAGGCCTTCCTGCGGGAGCTGTCCGAGCGCGGGATCACCACCCTCAACGCGACGCCTTCGCAGATGAGGATCCTGCTGGAGGCGGCCGACGACGTCGCCGAGGGGCTCGCGTCCGTGCGGCTGCTCTTCACCGGTGCGGAGGCCGTGCCGCACGACGTCGCGCGCCGCATCCTGGCCGTGACCGCGGAGGGCTGTGAGGTCTTCAACGAGTACGGCCCCACCGAGGCGACCGTCACCTCCGCGTACTGCCCCATCACCGAGGACCTGCTCGGGCGGCACGCGCACCGCCCGAGCGTCCCGTTCGGCCGGGCCACCGACAACGCACGTCTCTACGTGCTGGACCCGCAGCTGCGGCCGGTGGTGCCGGGATGCCGGGGACAGCTGTTCGTCGGCGGGATCGCCGTGGGCCGCGGCTACCTGGGGCAGCCCGCCAGGACGGCACAGGCCTACCTGCCCGACCCGTTCGCGGAGGAGACGGGCGCCCGGATGTACGCCACGGGAGACGTGGTGCAGCTGCTGCCCGACGGGAACCTGGTCTTCCTGGGCCGTAACGACCACCAGGTCAAGGTGCGCGGGTTCCGCATCGAGCTCGGCGAGATCGAGTCGGTGCTGCGCACGCATCCGGCGGTCGCCGACTGCGCGGTGGCCGTACGCCGTACGACGACGGGGGTCGAGCAGCTGGCGGCCTACGTCATCCCGGAGGACGCCGCGCCGGCGGACCCCGCGCCCGTGCAGGCCGACCTGCGGGCGCACCTGGCGGAACAGCTGCCGTCCTACATGGTTCCGCAGAGCTACACGGCCATCGGTGCGATCCCGCTCACCCCGAACGGCAAGGTCGACCGGGACGCCTTGCCGGCTCCGCAGCCGACGGCCGCCGAGCCGGTGACCGCCCAGGACCTCACCAAGGCGCAGCTGCTCGTGGCCGAGGTGTGGCAGGAGACCCTCGGGATCGAGACCTCCCTCGGTGCGGACGCCGACTTCTTCGAGGTCGGCGGCAACTCGCTGGCCGTCACCAGGGTCGCGGCGCGGCTGGGCGAGCGGCTCGGACGCCGGGTCTCTCCGGTCCTGGTCTTCCGGCACCCGACCGTGGCGGAACTCGCCGAGGCCCTGGAGGAGGCTCCGTGA
- the sbnA gene encoding 2,3-diaminopropionate biosynthesis protein SbnA, protein MVQRHADKALVERIRQLRNGLAGTPLIPLEDDELNIVAKLEFCNPTGSTKDRSALWILEQAIVRGEILHGTTVVESSSGNFALALAFYCRLLGIPFVPVIDPNCNAGTEEHLRTLCTRVERVVDLDATGGYLKTRLARVQDLLTELPHAYWPNQYANPDALEAHYRFTAGELVKDAGVIDYLFVGVGTGGTIAGVSRRVKEEFPQCVVVAVDTEGSVIFGGPPRKRRIPGIGSSIVPPLCEQALIDDVEIVSEVRAAESCHELLARYGLFAGGSTGSIYAAIRSYFARNRPVGRRPTVAFLAADRGHAYLKTVYDHDWIQRLRAEDALHSALAQDRPRTEGEQLTCTP, encoded by the coding sequence ATGGTTCAAAGACATGCCGACAAGGCGCTGGTCGAGCGAATCAGGCAGCTCCGCAACGGCCTGGCGGGGACCCCGCTGATTCCTCTCGAAGATGACGAACTGAATATTGTTGCCAAGCTGGAATTCTGTAATCCGACCGGCAGCACCAAGGATCGTTCGGCACTTTGGATCCTGGAGCAGGCGATCGTCCGTGGAGAGATCCTCCACGGCACCACTGTCGTGGAATCCTCGTCCGGAAACTTCGCCCTGGCGCTGGCCTTCTACTGCCGCCTGCTGGGTATTCCGTTCGTCCCGGTCATCGACCCCAACTGCAACGCGGGCACGGAAGAGCACCTGCGCACCCTGTGCACGCGTGTCGAGCGAGTGGTCGACCTGGACGCCACGGGCGGGTACCTGAAGACCCGTCTGGCCCGGGTCCAGGACCTGCTGACCGAACTTCCCCATGCCTACTGGCCCAACCAGTACGCGAACCCGGACGCGCTCGAAGCGCACTACCGCTTCACCGCCGGAGAGCTGGTCAAGGACGCCGGCGTGATCGACTACCTGTTCGTCGGCGTGGGCACCGGTGGCACCATCGCGGGGGTCTCGCGCAGGGTCAAGGAAGAGTTCCCGCAGTGCGTCGTGGTGGCCGTGGACACCGAAGGATCGGTGATCTTCGGCGGACCGCCCAGGAAGCGCAGGATCCCGGGCATCGGGTCCAGCATCGTGCCGCCGCTGTGCGAGCAGGCCCTGATCGACGACGTCGAGATCGTCTCCGAGGTCCGGGCCGCCGAGAGCTGCCACGAACTGCTCGCCCGGTACGGGCTGTTCGCCGGCGGATCGACCGGCAGCATCTACGCCGCGATCCGGAGCTACTTCGCACGGAACCGGCCCGTCGGGCGCCGCCCCACCGTGGCCTTCCTCGCCGCGGACCGCGGGCACGCCTACCTCAAGACCGTTTACGACCACGACTGGATCCAGCGACTGCGCGCGGAGGATGCACTGCACTCCGCCCTCGCACAGGACCGGCCGCGCACCGAAGGAGAACAGCTCACATGCACGCCATGA
- the sbnB gene encoding 2,3-diaminopropionate biosynthesis protein SbnB, whose product MHAMTPPTMTVIDAASVAAEVEGSRPEILEVVRAAYLTHDAGQSSNPHSSFLRFPHQSRSRVISLPAYLGGEFDVAGNKWIASFPDNTKHGIPRASATLILNDCANGFPFACMESSIISATRTAASAVLGAEALLGGRRARRVGVVGTGLIAQHVWKFLRDLDWEIGAFRLFDLDRDAAERYGRVLKADSTAEVEIAERVEDAFTDCDLVVLTTVAGEPHLHDPQLVAHGPVVLHLSLRDLAPEVVLAAQNFTDDVDHAVRERTSLHLTEQLTGNRDFIDGTIGDLLGGRAAREPGRPAVFAPFGLGVLDLAVGKWVHDRVVAAGKGYRAAGFFDGVEA is encoded by the coding sequence ATGCACGCCATGACCCCGCCGACCATGACGGTGATCGACGCGGCCTCCGTCGCCGCGGAGGTCGAGGGCAGCCGCCCGGAGATCCTGGAGGTGGTCCGCGCCGCCTATCTGACGCACGACGCCGGCCAGAGCTCCAACCCGCACAGCTCCTTCCTGCGGTTCCCGCATCAGAGCCGCTCGCGCGTCATCTCCCTGCCGGCCTACCTCGGTGGCGAGTTCGACGTCGCGGGCAACAAGTGGATCGCCAGCTTCCCCGACAACACCAAGCACGGGATCCCCCGCGCCTCCGCCACGCTGATCCTCAACGACTGCGCCAACGGGTTCCCGTTCGCCTGCATGGAGTCCTCGATCATCTCCGCCACCCGGACCGCGGCCTCCGCGGTACTCGGCGCCGAGGCACTGCTCGGTGGACGGCGGGCCCGCCGGGTCGGCGTCGTCGGCACCGGCCTGATCGCCCAGCACGTGTGGAAGTTCCTGCGGGACCTGGACTGGGAGATCGGCGCCTTCCGGCTCTTCGACCTCGACCGGGACGCCGCCGAGCGCTACGGCCGGGTCCTGAAGGCGGACTCCACCGCCGAGGTGGAGATCGCCGAGCGCGTCGAGGACGCGTTCACCGACTGCGACCTGGTCGTGCTCACCACCGTCGCGGGCGAGCCACACCTGCACGATCCGCAGCTCGTGGCGCACGGACCGGTGGTGCTCCACCTCTCGCTGCGCGACCTGGCTCCCGAGGTGGTCCTCGCCGCGCAGAACTTCACCGACGACGTGGACCACGCCGTGCGCGAGCGCACCTCGCTGCACCTGACCGAGCAGCTGACCGGCAACCGCGACTTCATCGACGGAACCATCGGCGATCTGCTGGGCGGGCGAGCCGCCAGGGAGCCCGGACGCCCCGCGGTCTTCGCCCCGTTCGGCCTCGGCGTACTGGACCTCGCCGTCGGCAAGTGGGTGCACGACCGGGTCGTCGCAGCCGGCAAGGGCTACCGCGCGGCCGGCTTCTTCGACGGTGTGGAGGCCTGA
- a CDS encoding helix-turn-helix transcriptional regulator produces MLSGLGIDSVAEVVYRTMLSRPEGGVADWADSLGLPADAVRDALDRLSRLALVRRSTEDHTQVRPVNPLLGLEALLAQQQAELAAHQQRVEASRAVVAETMAQFAHQYAPGAGAGFHYVAGVDAIREQIEILTTQVQEEFLTFAPGGPQTPENMVASRPLNLRLLEQGIRMRTVYLDSIRRDAPTVAHAEWLVAHGGMIRTAPSLPNRLILVDQRIALIATDSQNTGAGAVMVENAGTITLISALFESVWQSAQPLGVSPERAPEDLTSHQAEVLRLMARGLTDDAIAHQLGVSARTVRRTVSGLLTQLEARSRFQAGVEAVRRGHLDSAAE; encoded by the coding sequence TTGCTTTCTGGACTGGGCATCGATTCGGTCGCGGAGGTCGTGTACCGGACCATGCTGTCCCGCCCGGAGGGAGGCGTCGCCGATTGGGCGGACTCCCTCGGACTGCCGGCCGACGCGGTGCGTGATGCGCTCGACCGGTTGAGCCGGCTCGCGCTCGTCCGACGCTCGACAGAGGACCACACCCAGGTACGTCCGGTAAACCCCCTCCTCGGTCTGGAAGCCCTGCTTGCCCAGCAACAGGCCGAATTGGCCGCGCATCAGCAGCGCGTCGAGGCGAGCCGCGCGGTGGTCGCGGAGACGATGGCCCAGTTCGCCCATCAGTACGCTCCGGGAGCCGGGGCGGGATTCCACTACGTGGCGGGCGTCGACGCCATCAGGGAACAGATAGAGATTCTCACGACGCAAGTACAGGAAGAATTCCTGACGTTCGCCCCCGGGGGGCCGCAGACGCCGGAGAACATGGTCGCGTCACGGCCTCTCAACCTGCGGTTGCTCGAACAGGGAATCCGCATGCGCACCGTCTATCTCGACAGCATCCGGCGCGATGCGCCCACCGTCGCCCATGCCGAATGGCTGGTCGCCCACGGGGGCATGATCCGTACTGCTCCCTCCCTGCCCAACCGTCTCATTCTCGTCGACCAGCGCATCGCCCTCATCGCGACCGACAGCCAGAACACCGGAGCAGGCGCGGTGATGGTGGAGAACGCGGGCACCATCACGCTGATATCGGCGCTCTTCGAGTCCGTATGGCAGTCGGCACAGCCCCTGGGCGTGAGTCCGGAGCGGGCTCCGGAGGACCTGACCTCGCACCAGGCCGAAGTGCTGCGCCTGATGGCGCGCGGGCTCACCGATGACGCGATCGCCCACCAGCTCGGGGTCTCGGCCCGGACCGTGCGCAGGACCGTGTCGGGCCTGCTCACCCAGCTGGAGGCCCGCAGCCGCTTCCAGGCGGGCGTCGAGGCCGTACGCCGCGGCCACTTGGACAGCGCCGCGGAGTGA